In one Betta splendens chromosome 14, fBetSpl5.4, whole genome shotgun sequence genomic region, the following are encoded:
- the znrd2 gene encoding protein ZNRD2 isoform X1: protein MALNGDEEDFEWEPPTEAEMKVIQARRERQDKISKLMGDYLLKGYKMLGECCDLCGNILLQDRQQKNYCVSCQELDSDIDKDNPALNAQAALSQVRERQLAAQSPAPTHAQLNDTSSNGQAQSVPQPRPEHCEGAAAGGRALQPPPAPSPSVPPSTTVLPPPRPPASPPSSTLRPVLQEAEEAVLTKLRWATTQLQSSTSLEASAQLCNLITSCATSLRSLKELSQ, encoded by the exons ATGGCTTTGAATGGAG ATGAAGAGGACTTTGAGTGGGAGCCTCCGACAGAAGCGGAGATGAAGGTGATCCAGGCTCGCAGGGAACGACAGGACAAAATCAGCAAGCTGATGGGAGACTACCTGCTCAAAGGATACAAGATGCTGGGAGAGTGCTGCGACCTGTGTGGG AATATTCTTCTTCAGGATAGACAGCAGAAGAACTACTGTGTTTCTTGTCAGGAGCTGGACTCTGATATTGACAAGGACAACCCTG CTTTAAATGCACAGGCAGCGTTGTCCCAGGTGAGAGAGCGGCAGCTTGCAGCCCAGTCCCCTGCACCGACCCACGCCCAACTAAATGACACCTCCAGCAACGGTCAGGCACAGTCAGTTCCTCAGCCAAGGCCTGAGCACTGTGAgggggctgctgcaggaggcagagcccTCCAACCTCCACCTGCCCCTTCTCCTTCAGTCCCTCCATCCACCACAGTCCTGCCACCGCCccgtcctccagcttctccaccGAGCTCCACCCTCCGACCCGTGTTGCAAGAAGCTGAGGAAGCTGTTCTAACCAAACTTCGCTGGGCCACCACTCAGCTACAGAGTTCCACATCCCTGGAGGCAAGTGCCCAGCTTTGTAACCTCATTACCAGCTGTGCCACCTCGCTGCGCAGCCTCAAAGAGCTCAGCCAGTAA
- the arr3a gene encoding arrestin 3a, retinal (X-arrestin): MAKVYKKTSGNGGLTLYLGKRDYVDHIDKVDIIDGVVKLDTTDFGDRKVFVQLVCAFRYGSDDLDVIGLCFRKDIWITHVQLYPEGTKPPLSAMHETLLKKAGDNAYPFSFEIPNNLPCSVSLQPGPDDKGKACGVDFEVKTYLALEKCNPDEKIEKKDTARLVIRKIQYAPSEVGEGPKAEICKSFMMSDKPVHLEASMSKDLFFHGETIPIKVKINNESNKTVKKIKITVDQTTDIVLYSADKYTKTVLSKEFGETVEAGSTYENTLSIIPLLADNKEKRGLALDGRLKDEDTNLASTTMLKKSIEKEVLGILVSYKIKINLMVAGGGLLGGLTASDVTVELPLLLMHPKPEE, encoded by the exons ATGGCAAA GGTTTACAAGAAAACAAGTGGAAACGGAGGA CTGACCCTCTACCTCGGCAAGAGAGACTATGTGGACCACATTGACAAAGTGGACATAATCG ATGGGGTCGTGAAGCTGGACACCACCGACTTTGGAGACAGGAAAG TGTTCGTGCAGCTGGTGTGCGCCTTCCGTTACGGCAGCGACGACCTGGACGTAATAGGCCTGTGCTTCAGGAAGGACATCTGGATCACCCACGTGCAGCTCTACCCCGAGGGCACCAAGCCCCCTCTGAGCGCCATGCATGAAACCCTGCTGAAGAAGGCGGGGGACAACGCATACCCCTTCAGCTTCGAG ATTCCCAACAACCTGCCGTGCTCGGTGTCTCTGCAGCCTGGGCCTGATGACAAGGGGAAG GCTTGTGGTGTCGACTTTGAGGTCAAGACCTACCTCGCTTTGGAAAAGTGCAACCCAGATGAGAAGATTGAAAAGAA GGACACCGCTCGCCTTGTCATTCGTAAAATCCAGTACGCCCCCTCTGAGGTGGGCGAGGGGCCCAAGGCCGAGATCTGCAAAAGCTTCATGATGTCCGACAAGCCCGTTCATCTCGAAGCCTCCATGAGCAAAGAC CTCTTCTTCCACGGGGAGACGATCCCAATAAAAGTCAAAATCAACAACGAGAGTAACAAAACtgtcaaaaaaatcaaaatcactG TGGACCAAACCACAGACATTGTCCTCTACTCAGCAGACAAATACACCAAGACCGTTCTGAGCAAAGAATTTGG AGAGACGGTGGAAGCCGGGAGCACTTACGAGAACACTCTGAGCATCATCCCCCTGCTGGCTGATAACAAAGAGAAGAGAGGCCTGGCGCTGGACGGAAGACTGAAGGATGAGGACACCAACTTGGCCTCCACcaccat GCTTAAAAAGAGTATTGAAAAGGAGGTGCTGGGAATCCTGGTTTCCTACAAGATTAAGATCAACCTCATGGTTGCAGGTGGAGG CCTGCTGGGCGGCCTCACAGCGAG TGACGTGACGGTGGAACTGCCATTGCTGCTCATGCACCCCAAGCCTGAAG AGTAA
- the znrd2 gene encoding protein ZNRD2 isoform X2, which produces MKVIQARRERQDKISKLMGDYLLKGYKMLGECCDLCGNILLQDRQQKNYCVSCQELDSDIDKDNPALNAQAALSQVRERQLAAQSPAPTHAQLNDTSSNGQAQSVPQPRPEHCEGAAAGGRALQPPPAPSPSVPPSTTVLPPPRPPASPPSSTLRPVLQEAEEAVLTKLRWATTQLQSSTSLEASAQLCNLITSCATSLRSLKELSQ; this is translated from the exons ATGAAGGTGATCCAGGCTCGCAGGGAACGACAGGACAAAATCAGCAAGCTGATGGGAGACTACCTGCTCAAAGGATACAAGATGCTGGGAGAGTGCTGCGACCTGTGTGGG AATATTCTTCTTCAGGATAGACAGCAGAAGAACTACTGTGTTTCTTGTCAGGAGCTGGACTCTGATATTGACAAGGACAACCCTG CTTTAAATGCACAGGCAGCGTTGTCCCAGGTGAGAGAGCGGCAGCTTGCAGCCCAGTCCCCTGCACCGACCCACGCCCAACTAAATGACACCTCCAGCAACGGTCAGGCACAGTCAGTTCCTCAGCCAAGGCCTGAGCACTGTGAgggggctgctgcaggaggcagagcccTCCAACCTCCACCTGCCCCTTCTCCTTCAGTCCCTCCATCCACCACAGTCCTGCCACCGCCccgtcctccagcttctccaccGAGCTCCACCCTCCGACCCGTGTTGCAAGAAGCTGAGGAAGCTGTTCTAACCAAACTTCGCTGGGCCACCACTCAGCTACAGAGTTCCACATCCCTGGAGGCAAGTGCCCAGCTTTGTAACCTCATTACCAGCTGTGCCACCTCGCTGCGCAGCCTCAAAGAGCTCAGCCAGTAA
- the LOC114869875 gene encoding leucine repeat adapter protein 25-like, whose product MSLVPSGAADSPGLGVLSAEGLPPLPRSLSRVLSSGGEPRRDTGDGARSRSDADATHAPSQLGGLGAGLGAALALLRKEMVDLRQLDVTLLGQMWSLHEDIQEYKNSSLLSDAAYSEEEEEEEDEKGVIAHGPLSSSLSLPPPSSNCSDQWIKDSFNAP is encoded by the exons ATGAGCTTGGTGCCGAGCGGCGCTGCGGACAGTCCGGGGCTCGGCGTCCTCTCAGCGGAGGGGCTGCCTCCGCTGCCCAGAAGCCTGAGCCGCGTCCTGAGCTCCGGCGGGGAACCACGGAGAGACACGGGCGACGGAGCGCGCAGCCGGAGCGACGCGGACGCGACGCACGCTCCGAGCCAACTGGGAGGACTGGGCGCTGGACTGGGCGCTGCACTGGCGCTGCTGCGGAAGGAGATG GTGGACCTGCGTCAGCTCGACGTGACTCTGCTGGGCCAGATGTGGTCTCTCCACGAGGACATCCAGGAGTACAAAAACTCCTCCCTTCTGTCTGATGCTGCAtactctgaggaagaggaggaagaggaagatgagaaaGGAGTCATTGCACATGGACCTCTGTCATCATCCttatctctgcctccacccagtaGTAACTGCAGCGACCAGTGGATCAAAGACTCCTTTAATGCTCCCTGA